The Sander vitreus isolate 19-12246 chromosome 24, sanVit1, whole genome shotgun sequence genome segment AGAAGTGGCATGTGGCTCAATATGTACAGTAACAAATCTGTAAGTATTTGGTTATGTTCATGATTTTGTCCATGATGTCCAATAAGGTCCCATGAATCAGAGAGTAATCCAGATAGACAGTAATCCAGAGACAAAAGACAATGATTGAATCAAAACAGTGCTGAAATGGAGGCTGGAGCAACCTCAGCGCATCATGTCTCTGCTGTCCATTTCTCAACATGAGATAACGTTTGATTGCAACAGGAGAAAGGATTTCCTTTGGTGCATTGTGGTGGTATCAGTCTGCTGTTGAAGGTGCTCCTGTGCATGCACATCACATTCTGGAGAGGATGAGAGTCATTGCCCATGATGCTCCGCAGCTTGCGCAGCATCCTCTTCTCTGACACTACCACCAATTAACCAACCTCCACCCTCAGGAAGGAGGCAGCCTTCCTGGTGAGCTTGTTGATTCTGTTGGCATCGGCTGCCCTCGCCCTGCTGCCCCAGCACACAGAAAGTAGCGTGTGAGCTCTCAAGTGTTTTAGGGTCATCAGATGCAGCTTGTTTTCCTTCAGTGCAATGGGATTTGACTGTTTTACACTATGAAAAGTACATGTTCTGctctcatttcctctcctctttactTCACCTTTCTTCCAAATGTATAATGATAAGAACACTTTATCTAAGTTGTGTCCTCCTCTCTACTTATATGTCTGTGCTCACATTGTTACGAGCCATGAGAACAGGTAATCAATTAACATGCATGGCCTCCAAATCTCCAAAATACACTGAACATCAAATACTTTGTCACAAGTGACATCCAAGCATTATTACACTCAGCAGCGCTTTCCTCTTCAGCACAGAGCAGGTTTTATAGGGCCATGTTAACTGATGTACAAAGTATAGTATTGTAGTATATggtataaatactttgtaaactaGCTTGTTCTTTCTAGTTGGTTAAAGTTTATATTTAAAGCACTTGCATACAATGCATGTTACACCTTTTGTTTGCCTATTGTAACAGTTTTCAGAGTCTTGATGGGGGAAAGGCTGTCAACATTTACACACCAGGCACACCTGGATACGCCAGAGGGTCATTACATTAAAACAAGGACGGGGCATTCAGTGCAGAGTCCTAGTTTTTCAGTTCGATGCTTTGACGGACACAAGCACTGTGCACAGAAACATGGCTGTTCGTGTCTTTGAGGGTAAAGATCATGCAGCTGCTTACCTGCAGTACAGAATAGCACCTGATGAATTAATCAGCAGGATTATGAGCTACATGGAGAAAAAGGTAAGTGTGtatggtaatgttttcagcacttTAACAAGCCGCAACATGCTTATATGagttttgatgttgttttatgtaGCCTATAATACCTTTAATAgcactaaaaaaaaaccttggttATTACGCTGTGGCATTGTATAGACTAAGATGGAAGCTACCTTATTAGCTCTTTTAGAGACACTTACACAGTATTATGGCCTCAGGATAATTTTCCTGAGATGAATGTTATGATAGAATAGCCGCAGAGCCATTGTTTAGCATTGTCGTAGCCTGACTCGAGAAGGTTTTCACCGACATCACGTTCTGGGCGGCAACCTGGATGCACGTCCATATTGGAGgtactcggtgtaaacaactgaatagagtaatggagtattgtgcactttggatactttaatactttatgtctaaacaacagaaaagctcatcaaaacgcgtccaagatgcaaaggcatatagggaaggacttggaccacaagaaaaggcgcgatattttgagaaattacggtttactggcggtgcagatccctacaagttggctccctcttcttggatccatggcgacccggtgattcttccttcagttgcatatcccgatatagtcaactacctggttttctcgctgagcccatacacagcggaagaccttaaatcctacaaaggtttggaggcttataaccagatggtgtgtgaatgggtgagggagacgcagtaccaagtcattaacaaccagaaggccaaagtaagtaatacaataacgtctttaatcaacctaaccttaactgtatgatatcattgtgatagtcaaggtgtagccaagtgactctcaatagttgtttttttcatttcaaagaccgaacaggacagagttttccctcgtagatcctggttgatctttgccaaccacaagcgcctcctttcctctgataacttctgacattcctctccctggtttttaataacttttggaagtcaataatattccaaatgtttttctcggtctgacctattggtgcAACcgaaaacacggcaataattaaccattttccttgacgccgttcgggatctacttcagtgcctgtgctttgttgtgatgcggagtacctccaacatggcgacttcgggtctgatgacgcgtctgatgacgcgccgtgaaaaccctctattaaACGTACATGTTTTCTATAAATTCAGAAGCAAACTAACAGGTTTTTAATCATAAGGTTTGACTTAATTCATTTAAGACATCAAGCCAGTTCAATCTAGCAGTGGATGTGGGCTGCGGTTCGGGGCAAGGGACGATCCTATTGGCTCCGTACTTCACCAAGGTTGTTGGAACAGACGTCAGCCCTGCCCAGCTGGAGATGGCTTTGGCCAATAGCAGTCCTCCAAATGTATCATACAGGTGAGGTGGAGAGAAGGTGGGCGCTTTCGTAAAACACCTTTTTTGTTTAACTGCAAGGATAGTGCAAAATATCTCCAGGGAGACACAAAACTGTTTCTATTTGTGCACTTTGCAAACATCCTTTAACTGCTTTTAAGACTGTGAGTAAACAGAGAGTTACTGGTTACCCACAGCAGTTGCTACAACACAACTTTgtaactactttttaaagataGAGCCAACTTTATTCCCCACGTTTTCTGTACAAAAAGCTGTAAGTTGTGTTTGTGCACTCATGTGATGTGTGTAGAGTGTCCTTTGAGCTTTGAACGGTATATTTAATAAAAggtattattttacatttccttTATGAAATGATCAGAATCCAAAGGTCAGCAATGTAGGCTGCGTTATCATTTTCATAGTTTCAGTGCCAGGTCAAGGAATATTTTCCAGCCAAAGCCACCTGACCTAgcaaatgtgacatttttttttaaatattttttttctgaccacTTGGATCCCAGGGAGTGTCCGGCAGAAGTGCTACCGTTTGCTTCTGGTGAGGTGGACCTTGTGACGGCCATTGCGGCGGCTCACTGGTTCGACCACAAGCGGTTCCTCCTGGAAGCTGACAGGGTGCTGAGGCCAGGAGGCTGCCTGGCTCTCGTGAGCTACACCATGGACTTTGAGCTGGAGTATGGGGGCGTCTCCAACACAGCCTTAAATGACATCTGTGAAGAGGTTCTTTCAAAATCTAAAAACTTAAAGtaatattttgttaatttaaatccagctctgtgtcaaggcagtgtgggcagtgttTGGCTTCTCTCCATGGCCCTAGAGCGTGGACCAGAGCAGCGGAATGCTTCAGAGATCCGCTGGCTGACGCGTAACGCGTCATGGAGGTCAGACATCCGCTGCTCCGCTCCTGAGTGCACAGGGCTGGTTTAAAACCTGCAAATTAGCCCGGTTCAATTCCTGGAATTTATTGTTTATGGTAAACATGTAAATGCCCCTGAGAAATAAGATAAGGAAATGTCCATATGTGCTAATGTGGGACAGAAACAATTTTTATACCAATGGAACATAGTGTATAGTCATTTATAACCATAGCCTGAGTTAAACCAGTTATTCAGCAGCCTTTTAATGTTAATTATTAATATGTCAAATACCATTTAATGCCTAACCTCATGTAGTCAGTAATCATTTGTTATTAAAGAAATTATTTAGTTGttaatgaaaatgtgtttttattctttttttgattAGTATTACGATGCTCTGCGTCCATTCCGAAATCCCTATATAGGAACGAGCTCTGTGAAGATCTATTCAGACTTGTTTGACTCGTGCTCATACCCAGACAAAGAGTGGTGAGACTTTACTAACAAACAGTTCTTAATGTAGTCCTTATAAAACTAGAAGCATAAATGATATGATTTCCTTCATATTTACAGCTATGGCATGGTGGAAAAAGTGAGAGTCAGACATATGTATGATTCATTTTACAGCCTAGAGTTCCCCGATCGTTCCTTCTTTTGTGTCCAGGAATGAGTGTCTGAGAGTAAAAAGGATCTTGCCACTGAGCGGATACATCGGCATGGTGGAGACCTTCTCCACCTACCAGGCCCTGCTGCAAAAGGACCACGCTGAGGCTAAACGTCTTTCTAATGACACCAGGAACAAGTAAGATATTAACCTACACCTCATCTAGATGGTTTCTCAGTTTTCATTATCAAAAAACTGCTTTGAATACCGTCACAATCTTGAGCATTCATCATAAAAGCCAAACATTGCTTGACTAAGCTCAACTGTTGAAGGCTTTTACTGCTTTGATATTATACTATACAACATTAATTCCTCTGCCACCGAGGAAAAGTGCTGAGCCACAACTTATACATGGATCAAAAAAAGTATGACATTTAACTACTATCAAAGTTTGGGAAGATTTACACACATCTGCTCTACGTATGTTTGGAAAGAGCTGAAACATTTTTCTTGTAGGGAGGACATAGAGTCATTTGAGGTTTTACTTCACGCTGTATTTTAGTTCCAGCTTGTTGTAGCCAATGATCCATCCAATAATTCATTTTGCCTCCTAATAAACCTGTCTCTTACTGCCTTTCATCACAGGTTGATGTCTGCCATGAAGGTGTCTTCTCCTGACACAGAAGTTACAGTGGTTGTGAAGTATTTCTATTGGCTGGCACACAAACCTTGATCTCTCTGACTGGCTGAATCCTCCAGATCCCGACCCCCAGGTTTAGAAACAACAGCTGTTGGTTTCATTAGAAAGTGACACAAACCTGGTGCGCCAAGTATTGGTGCTACTCCTCTTATGTTGATCACTTGAAATACAAATTTGgatctgtgtgttttaaaaacaaacatattgtgtgtttgtttttctataaAGATTTCAGGCTTATGAACATTGGCAACTGTAAATCCAGAGCCTTCCAGAGTGAACACTAGATGGAGCCCTGTCATAAAGTGATGGATGATGGTGTCCACTTTGAGCCTTGTGTACAGTCTTAAAATTGTTCTTTTCTGAAAGGAACTTACTACTTCATGACCAGAGTGAAATACAacattttgtgtatttaaacataaattgAATTGCATATTCATTGCTGTACAACTTCCAGTGTCACAGTAGCCCTCCATAAGAAGATGGGAAACAGGTATTGGAAGAAAAACTCTGAACTCTTTTGGTCCAAGacatcttctttctttctcttcctcagtCAAATTTTCTCCATTTTCTACTCTTCTTTTTTCGCTTTCGTCACCTCTTTTCGAAATTCTTCCAAATCCTTTGGTGTCTCCTCTCTACAGTAATGTGGATGTGTTCACAGATTGTTTAGGGCTACTACGATGGCCTTATTTACCTTTATTACCTCCCCCTGCCAAACTTTGACACTCTCACATGGGTGATGTTACCCACGGATCAATTTCAATCACATTTATAGCAAATTCAGTTTGTATTACAACTACTATTGTATTAAAGTCTGCTACAGTTTTTCATGAGCCATGCAATGGTCTATACACTAATATGCATACTAATATGGGAATAATACAATTGAAAGACAAGGAATATAAGTGCATCaacttaatattttataaaataacctaaaattatttttttcccatgcTCCGTCATTGGCCCTCGAGAGTCCATTTGTACTTACAAGATTTGAGCCCCAATCCAGTAGCCAGTCCTTATAAAACCCCCTCTGTGCGTTTACTCCTCCACACCACAAGGGCAGTCATGAGCAGGGTGACCAGCACTGGCACTGCGATAAACGGGGCGAGGATGCTGGTTGGCGGGTCGTGGATGAGCCGGCCGGTCAGAGCGCAGTCGTGGAAGTAGATCCAGTGAATCTGCATGAAGAAGCGGTCGACTATCTGATTTGGCCAGAAGCAGTCCACCCTCAAGGCCACCTGGAAGGTGCAGTTGGTTAGCCCCTCGTAGATCCTGCAGAGGGCGACAACACACAgtcaaaaacaccaaacacccaaATCTACCTACATGATTCACCAAGGAAAAACATGATCCAACTCTCAAATGCCATCACAAACATCTAGCGTCATGAAGATCAGAAGGGTCTTGTTTTAAATTAACTCTTTTCTGGTCTCTCATATTTGACTACCTTTCACAAAACTATTGCCCCTGACCCACTCCTTGCCATCTTTGGTTTAGTGGTGTTTAACCCCAACATCACAAACTATGAAGGGCAAGCCATGTCTCTATGTACTTTGTTGGCCAGGTGCATCATTCTGCAATTTTCCATAAAATATGGCATCCTCTGCTGGTCAAATGGTCAGAAGCGTGTAAGACAAATAACGGCCAGGGTGACACCCCTAGCACTTGAGTATGcagcttttctctttctttttgctatgactttttttgactgtcatcatttcatttttcctctctgctggcttttttatttatttactttttacttttattgttatttttttctgtggggTGGGAGGTTGGGGTGGCATAGGCTTTGtaggctttttttgtgttgttgcttAAACGTTCAGAAAACCTAAGGGAAGACTCTTGTATCGTTATCCTGTATAACTCCTGTACAATCGATTCCTtcaataaaaatatttgaagaaaaaaaaatgaagatcaGAAGCCATATTTTCCATGATGAACTTCCCCTTGTTCCCATTCTGAGTTATAGAAATAAGGTTGAAATAGTCTCTCATTGTGTCTTTGAAAAGACCTTTCAGGGTGGAACCAGAGTAGAGACTCCTGTTggtagggggaaaaaaagccaaaaggaGTGTCTAGAATTACCACTGGGCTTAACAAAGCTAAATATAACTGCTAGGTGGTATAGAGGGCAGGGGAAATAGAGATGCATACCAACACTGTGGCACCCTCTGTGCAGCATTGCACCATACCAGGAGAGATTCTGTTCCAGATGGCCACTGTGTTTGACTGCATAGCTGGAGGCCGAGCGGACGCAACTTCAATGTTCGTCATACTGTAGGTTGGCTTTTTCTGATCGTTGCAATTTATTGTTTAGTGTTTCATTTAGTGATGGCGAGATGAATCCTCATGAAGCGTTGTAGCTTTCCAGCAAATTGATTCGCAAAAGGGTTCATTTCTCGAGGTTTCATATGTTCAGAATACCACTTGTTGGAGAGAGTGTAAAACAGGCACATATAGGCTTTATACATATTATCAGTGATCTGATGTGATCTACGATACACTGCAGGGGCTTAGAAATAAATCCATTTCCACGTAAACCATTCATAGTGTGTATTTTTTGGTGGTATGTAATGATTGTataatataactatataataaaCTAATTGTCTTGAGAGGAATGTGGCTATCAAATGTGTGTAAATCAATCCTTTGGTCATAATATGAGAATGGCAGGAGGGGCAATTTTAGAATTCTAAAACTGGAAAGTGGCAGTGGTTTACCCAGGCAGAGGGCAGTGAATTTGCTTGTGTAGATCACGGCTGTATAATAAAACTGACGTCGATTCGAGCCACTTCCTAAACCAGTCCCGTGGTGTGGACGGGCAGCGAGGCTTCAGATGTCATCGATGACGTCATTGGTCTAAAACGATACAAGCTTCGATACGCGCTTCACAGAAAACTTCAGGGATTTCTTGACACACGCTCCGAAGCCTCGGCACAGAACGCGACATCACTAGCGTCATTtccctttgttgttgttattaacgGGTCAAACAACTTGAATACCACCGCCCCTCAATGACAGTTGAGAATGCAGTGGTCCAACATACGACgcatttcattttctgtaagGGATAAAACTCTGACAAAGAGTGAATTTGATTATTAAAGGTCTAAAAATCTAGATTTTGACACAAATGACAGATGCAGGCGTCACTTCCATTTTCGTTTACCTAAATCAGTTTTGCAATTTATACAATCTGGGGGACTTTGGGGCCCAAT includes the following:
- the LOC144512950 gene encoding putative methyltransferase DDB_G0268948, with amino-acid sequence MAVRVFEGKDHAAAYLQYRIAPDELISRIMSYMEKKTSSQFNLAVDVGCGSGQGTILLAPYFTKVVGTDVSPAQLEMALANSSPPNVSYRECPAEVLPFASGEVDLVTAIAAAHWFDHKRFLLEADRVLRPGGCLALVSYTMDFELEYGGVSNTALNDICEEYYDALRPFRNPYIGTSSVKIYSDLFDSCSYPDKEWNECLRVKRILPLSGYIGMVETFSTYQALLQKDHAEAKRLSNDTRNKLMSAMKVSSPDTEVTVVVKYFYWLAHKP
- the LOC144513030 gene encoding receptor activity-modifying protein 1-like, which gives rise to MALESASLLKAGLVLLMAAQVLPSVSSCNRGFYERMINDLCLAKFKFDMGALDQGLWCSWLDTMEIYEGLTNCTFQVALRVDCFWPNQIVDRFFMQIHWIYFHDCALTGRLIHDPPTSILAPFIAVPVLVTLLMTALVVWRSKRTEGVL